One Castanea sativa cultivar Marrone di Chiusa Pesio chromosome 4, ASM4071231v1 DNA window includes the following coding sequences:
- the LOC142632502 gene encoding protein FAR1-RELATED SEQUENCE 5-like — translation MEHGEAASLGRYFSCQLKENPSYYFATQLDCEELITNIFWANARMIIDYSHFGDVITFNTTYSTNRDSRPLGVFLGLNHHRETVVFGGALLYDETIESFVWLFESFFEAVSEKKPITIFTNQYAAMSAAIKVVMPKTYHALCSWHMWQNAKKHLGHLLKNESQFNDDFLRCIYEYDGEDEFLTAWNEMLDKYNFRENKWLIDLFKLKEKWAQAYVKRTFTAGMKTTQLSESFNADLKDCLHTDLNIVEFFTHFETVVNQERDKELEAKYNSRHKFPRLKLKSSPMLNQVATMYTPTLFDLFQTKVEEVMTLSILEHNASQTHSYVVGVFNQYGKYEVMWNPLDETLSCSCKKFKSFGVLCRHGLKVLDVLDIKLIPNRYIMKRWRRDAKDGSGKNCTTHNIKPDTQLEYVD, via the coding sequence ATGGAGCATGGGGAAGCTGCTAGCTTGGGAAGATATTTCAGTTGTCAACTTAAGGAAAATCCTTCATATTATTTCGCTACTCAATTGGATTGTGAAGAGTTGATTACTAATATCTTTTGGGCCAATGCAAGAATGATCATTGACTATAGCCACTTCGGTGATGTAATAACGTTTAATACAACATATAGTACAAATAGAGATTCAAGGCCACTTGGAGTATTTTTGGGTCTCAATCACCATAGAGAAACTGTTGTATTTGGAGGTGCACTTTTATATGATGAAACGATTGAATCTTTTGTATGGTTATTTGAGAGCTTCTTTGAAGCAGTTTCTGAAAAAAAGCCAATCACTATTTTCACAAATCAATATGCAGCAATGTCAGCTGCAATAAAAGTAGTCATGCCTAAGACATATCATGCATTGTGTAGTTGGCACATGTGGCAGAATGCTAAGAAACACTTGGGTCATTTACTCAAAAATGAGTCTCAATTTAACGATGATTTCTTAAGATGTATCTATGAGTATGATGGTGAAGATGAGTTTCTTACAGCTTGGAATGAAATGCTGGATAAGTACAATTTTCGTGAAAATAAATGGCTAATTGATCTAtttaaattgaaggaaaaatgggCCCAAGCATATGTTAAGAGAACTTTCACTGCAGGAATGAAGACAACCCAGCTTAGTGAGAGTTTCAATGCTGACTTGAAGGATTGCTTGCATACTGATCTCAATATAGTAGAGTTTTTCACTCATTTTGAAACAGTTGTCAATCAAGAGAGGGATAAGGAGTTAGAAGCAAAATACAACTCTAGACATAAATTTCCAAGATTGAAGCTCAAAAGCTCTCCTATGCTTAACCAAGTAGCAACAATGTACACGCCTAcgttgtttgatttatttcagaCAAAAGTTGAAGAGGTAATGACACTTTCCATCCTAGAACACAATGCAAGTCAAACACATAGTTATGTGGTTGGAGTTTTCAATCAATATGGAAAATATGAAGTCATGTGGAATCCATTAGATGAGACTCTATCTTGTAGTTGCAAAAAGTTTAAGTCATTTGGTGTTTTATGTAGGCATGGTTTGAAAGTTCTTGATGTATTGGATATCAAGTTGATTCCTAATAGATATATCATGAAGAGGTGGAGAAGAGATGCAAAAGATGGAAGTGGAAAAAATTGCACAACACATAACATTAAGCCAGATACTCAACTGGAATATGTAGATTGA